One Defluviitoga tunisiensis genomic window carries:
- a CDS encoding glycosyltransferase family protein — translation MDVIQHLKKLTYELKLNERVTFHEPVPYYKLYTEINQYYLGIIPHKRNLLTDYTVPNKLYDYILSGLKVLFSNNPSLLEENEIYNFGMSYEAGNKEDFINKIRLL, via the coding sequence ATGGACGTCATTCAACATTTAAAAAAACTAACTTATGAATTAAAATTAAATGAGCGAGTAACATTTCACGAACCTGTTCCTTATTATAAATTATATACTGAAATTAATCAATATTATTTGGGTATAATTCCTCATAAAAGAAATTTATTAACTGATTATACTGTACCTAATAAGCTTTATGATTATATCCTTTCAGGGTTAAAGGTGTTATTTAGCAATAATCCGTCTTTACTTGAGGAAAATGAGATTTATAATTTTGGAATGAGTTATGAGGCAGGAAATAAAGAGGATTTTATAAATAAAATTAGATTGTTGTAA
- a CDS encoding glycosyltransferase family 4 protein — protein MQVTHVISSCIPGGAQVFVKSLPKQLYLEGNEVELWVMIKAKDIPYTNDQSICFEEKFIEELENTNIPVRFIWKRPNKDWYKTSKNLNKLFLQFRPDIVHSHSESGTFHICRALDTKVKIIQTIHSRKITQKFIRKFYINPRCSIFVAISNKVRIILEDNLKISPEKIKLIYNGIDTNDFLYENRNVKNKVKSIVSIGRFTKAKDCPNLLSAFSLLKSLLENERLDVPNLLLVGEGELRNQIKDEVKEKKLSENVKFLGVRNDIPEILKHSDIYVMSLQWEGLSISLIEALASGIPIVTTDAGSNNEIVENNVSGLIVPIKDPEVLANGLYKLIIDDQIWKKFSEEASKRAKLFTIEECAKKTC, from the coding sequence ATGCAAGTTACCCATGTAATTAGTTCTTGTATTCCTGGAGGTGCTCAAGTTTTTGTAAAATCTTTGCCAAAACAATTATATTTAGAAGGTAATGAAGTTGAGTTATGGGTAATGATTAAAGCAAAAGATATTCCTTATACAAACGATCAAAGCATTTGCTTTGAGGAAAAATTTATAGAGGAATTAGAAAACACAAATATTCCCGTAAGATTTATTTGGAAAAGACCTAATAAGGATTGGTATAAAACTTCAAAAAATTTAAATAAACTTTTCCTTCAATTTAGGCCGGACATAGTCCATTCTCATTCGGAATCAGGTACTTTTCACATTTGCAGAGCTTTGGATACTAAAGTCAAGATCATTCAAACAATTCACAGTAGAAAAATAACTCAGAAGTTTATACGAAAATTCTATATAAATCCAAGATGTAGTATTTTTGTTGCCATTTCAAATAAGGTACGTATAATATTAGAGGATAATTTAAAAATATCCCCAGAAAAAATCAAATTAATATATAATGGGATAGATACTAATGATTTTTTATATGAAAATAGGAATGTAAAAAATAAAGTAAAAAGTATTGTATCAATCGGACGTTTTACTAAAGCTAAAGATTGTCCAAATTTATTGAGTGCTTTTTCTCTTCTTAAGTCATTATTAGAAAATGAAAGATTAGATGTACCAAATCTTCTCCTTGTTGGAGAAGGAGAACTTAGGAATCAAATAAAGGATGAAGTTAAAGAAAAGAAATTATCTGAAAACGTCAAATTCTTAGGTGTAAGAAACGATATACCAGAGATTTTGAAGCATTCTGATATCTATGTTATGTCCTTACAGTGGGAAGGGCTTTCAATTTCTTTAATAGAAGCTCTTGCTTCAGGAATACCTATAGTGACTACAGATGCTGGAAGTAATAATGAAATAGTCGAAAATAATGTAAGTGGATTAATTGTTCCTATAAAGGATCCTGAAGTTTTGGCTAATGGATTATATAAATTAATTATAGATGATCAAATTTGGAAAAAATTCTCTGAAGAAGCATCAAAAAGAGCCAAACTATTTACTATCGAAGAATGTGCAAAAAAAACATGTTGA
- a CDS encoding glycosyltransferase family 4 protein, which translates to MKVLQINTVCGRGSTGRIATDIHKLLLEQGHESVIAYGRGEALNCDNTIKIGNNIDFYNHALKTRFLDKHGFGSKKATKDLVDRIIDYNPDIIHLHNIHGYYLNIEILFNFLKEFNKPVVWTLHDCWAFTGHCAYFDYANCYKWETHCQKCPERKSYPKSIFIDNSYNNFEKKKKLFTGLDKLTLVTPSEWLAKLVKRSFLKEYTVKVINNGIDLSVFKPSPNNFRKSYNLENKFIILGVANKWEKRKGFEYFIELSKLIEPDETIVMVGLSKNQLKQLPKNVIGIKRTNNVQELAEIYTTADVFFNPTLEDNFPTTNLEALACGTPVITFNTGGSIETIDDTTGFIVEKGNLENTIRIIRKIKSEGKEKYSDSCIKRANKYYNKNNKFQEYIELYENLIKEIGSLETSYLCDRKNGRHSTFKKTNL; encoded by the coding sequence ATGAAAGTATTACAAATCAACACAGTTTGTGGACGTGGGAGTACTGGCCGAATTGCAACTGATATTCATAAATTGCTTTTAGAACAAGGTCATGAGAGTGTTATTGCATATGGAAGAGGAGAAGCTCTCAATTGTGATAATACTATAAAAATTGGTAATAATATAGATTTTTATAACCACGCATTAAAAACAAGATTTCTTGATAAACATGGTTTTGGTTCAAAAAAAGCTACTAAAGATTTAGTTGATAGAATAATAGATTACAATCCAGATATAATACATCTCCATAATATACATGGATATTATTTAAATATAGAAATTCTATTTAATTTTTTAAAAGAGTTCAATAAACCAGTTGTTTGGACTTTACATGATTGTTGGGCATTTACAGGACATTGTGCGTATTTTGATTATGCGAATTGCTATAAATGGGAAACGCATTGTCAAAAATGTCCAGAAAGAAAAAGTTATCCAAAGAGCATATTTATAGATAATTCATATAACAACTTTGAAAAAAAGAAAAAGTTATTTACAGGACTTGATAAATTAACTTTAGTTACTCCATCAGAATGGTTAGCTAAATTAGTAAAAAGATCTTTTTTAAAAGAATATACTGTGAAAGTTATAAACAATGGGATAGATTTGAGTGTGTTTAAACCATCTCCAAATAATTTTAGAAAAAGTTACAATTTAGAAAATAAGTTTATCATATTAGGAGTTGCTAACAAATGGGAGAAAAGAAAAGGATTCGAGTATTTTATTGAACTGTCAAAATTAATAGAACCTGATGAAACTATAGTTATGGTTGGTTTATCAAAAAATCAACTAAAACAACTACCTAAAAATGTTATTGGTATTAAAAGAACAAACAATGTTCAAGAACTTGCAGAGATTTATACTACAGCGGATGTTTTTTTTAATCCTACGTTGGAAGATAATTTTCCAACAACAAATTTAGAAGCATTAGCCTGTGGGACTCCTGTTATAACTTTTAATACAGGAGGATCTATTGAAACAATAGATGACACGACAGGATTCATTGTAGAAAAAGGGAATTTAGAAAATACAATTAGAATTATAAGAAAAATAAAATCAGAAGGAAAAGAAAAATATAGTGACTCTTGTATTAAAAGAGCGAATAAATATTATAATAAAAACAACAAATTCCAGGAATATATTGAGTTGTATGAAAATCTCATTAAGGAAATAGGCAGTTTGGAAACTTCATATCTATGCGACAGAAAAAATGGACGTCATTCAACATTTAAAAAAACTAACTTATGA
- a CDS encoding glycosyltransferase family 2 protein, with the protein MSKISVIIPPYNVEKYVERTLRSLMAQTFKDFEVIIINDGSTDNTEKIIQEVLQNANFQWKLINQENQGVSAARNRGIIESKGGYVCFLDADDYYHPTFLEKMYNKAKEKNYDLVFCNFSYVDENGKTILEPKQSKK; encoded by the coding sequence ATGTCAAAAATATCTGTAATAATCCCCCCATACAATGTGGAGAAATACGTAGAGAGAACTTTGAGAAGTTTAATGGCTCAAACTTTTAAAGATTTTGAAGTAATAATAATCAATGATGGCTCTACTGATAATACAGAAAAGATTATCCAAGAAGTCTTGCAAAATGCTAATTTTCAGTGGAAATTAATAAATCAAGAGAATCAAGGTGTAAGCGCTGCTAGAAACAGAGGAATAATAGAATCAAAAGGGGGATACGTATGTTTCTTAGATGCAGATGATTATTATCATCCTACCTTTCTTGAAAAAATGTATAATAAGGCCAAAGAGAAAAATTATGATTTAGTTTTTTGTAATTTTAGTTATGTTGATGAAAATGGAAAAACTATTTTGGAGCCTAAACAATCAAAGAAATAG
- a CDS encoding transglycosylase domain-containing protein, protein MTYLENVYFGRSNFGIYTTSENYLGTSAFVLNRGQSFFLAERIALPNIFRKNVV, encoded by the coding sequence ATTACATATTTAGAAAACGTATATTTTGGAAGGTCTAATTTTGGTATTTATACCACATCAGAAAATTATTTAGGAACTTCTGCTTTTGTTTTAAACAGAGGACAAAGCTTTTTCTTAGCTGAAAGAATTGCTCTACCAAACATATTTAGAAAAAATGTAGTAT
- a CDS encoding UDP-N-acetylglucosamine 2-epimerase: MSEPLDYPKLMGLVKRSYKVITDSGGLQKEAYFAGKRCVVLMPDTGWRELVEAGWNMLADENNLVEKVLTESRIAYPHGMYGDGNAGEKIVEQMISYLLLR, translated from the coding sequence ATGAGTGAACCTCTTGATTATCCTAAACTGATGGGGCTTGTAAAACGATCATACAAAGTAATAACAGATAGTGGAGGATTACAAAAAGAAGCATATTTTGCGGGAAAAAGATGCGTAGTTTTGATGCCAGATACAGGTTGGAGAGAGTTAGTAGAAGCAGGATGGAATATGCTAGCAGATGAAAATAACCTCGTAGAAAAGGTATTAACTGAAAGTAGAATAGCATACCCACATGGTATGTATGGTGATGGAAATGCCGGGGAGAAGATAGTTGAACAAATGATATCATATTTGCTTCTAAGATAA
- a CDS encoding UDP-N-acetylglucosamine 2-epimerase, which produces MSDIFFQSLNVKTPDYNLGIGSGTHGEMTGRIMIEFEKIVMKA; this is translated from the coding sequence ATGTCTGATATCTTTTTTCAGTCTTTGAATGTCAAAACTCCTGATTATAACCTTGGGATAGGTTCTGGAACACATGGTGAAATGACAGGAAGAATAATGATTGAATTTGAAAAGATTGTTATGAAAGCATAA
- a CDS encoding O-antigen ligase family protein gives MDRNANENTKFIDFIKALFFLFIVIQALIFNNAFITFGLFILLFFLEKKYLLSIILVSPIIETILIVVEGVTITKLLVIFYTFYFLYVIVKENAVIIDKKSWILLVYLFIVIFGLFNAITFGPFLSLVDWDYNAIINENFISYIPKILFSILLYSYIKIKGYNYLRDNLRYLAVLISIALIIIAVYFFITISNESSNWWNVARRFTFKGADPNNFASILSSLSIFPLYLILKSRTKREIVVGIISVALIYFSIFLTLSKGGTLTLIFSIILTFFVLSKKNVKRSFFVLSLGIIIIAILVNFEIIDFSPLYERFFGEHIYDISSFTTRRSDWWLAGIKAIKQRPILGFGGSFYAGMWINYTAYGEMFVMHSLYIEILVQYGILGLIVFLWIIVRILKDFKQLINKLNKGQLKDTIFLIPFISLLTCLFAGLSLSWQWRDLLWFFISICLGVGSLTGENIKMSNI, from the coding sequence TTGGATCGAAATGCAAATGAAAATACAAAGTTTATAGATTTTATTAAAGCTCTATTCTTTCTTTTTATAGTAATTCAAGCATTAATATTTAACAATGCTTTTATAACTTTTGGTTTATTTATTCTTCTTTTTTTTCTAGAAAAAAAATATCTGCTTTCAATTATTTTAGTATCTCCTATAATTGAAACTATTCTTATTGTAGTTGAGGGTGTAACAATAACCAAATTGCTAGTTATCTTTTATACATTTTATTTCCTATATGTAATAGTAAAAGAGAATGCAGTTATTATTGATAAGAAAAGTTGGATTTTATTAGTCTATCTTTTTATCGTTATATTTGGATTATTTAATGCAATTACATTCGGCCCATTCCTTTCTCTTGTTGACTGGGATTACAATGCAATAATAAACGAAAATTTTATTTCTTATATACCAAAAATACTCTTTTCTATTTTGCTATATTCCTATATCAAAATAAAAGGATACAATTATCTAAGAGATAACTTGAGATATTTAGCAGTTCTAATCTCTATTGCCTTAATAATAATTGCCGTTTATTTTTTTATTACTATTAGTAATGAATCTTCTAATTGGTGGAATGTTGCCAGACGTTTCACATTCAAAGGGGCAGACCCTAATAATTTCGCGTCAATACTTTCCAGCCTGAGCATTTTTCCTTTATATCTAATATTAAAAAGTAGAACAAAAAGGGAAATAGTGGTTGGAATAATAAGTGTAGCGTTAATTTATTTTTCTATTTTTTTAACGCTGTCAAAAGGGGGAACATTAACATTAATTTTTTCAATAATTCTAACTTTTTTTGTTTTATCTAAGAAAAATGTTAAGAGATCATTTTTCGTATTATCCTTAGGAATTATAATAATTGCAATATTGGTGAATTTTGAAATTATTGATTTTTCTCCTCTTTATGAAAGATTCTTTGGTGAGCATATTTATGATATTTCTTCTTTCACTACTAGAAGAAGTGATTGGTGGCTAGCGGGTATAAAAGCAATTAAGCAAAGGCCCATTTTGGGTTTTGGTGGATCATTTTATGCTGGAATGTGGATAAACTATACAGCATATGGAGAAATGTTCGTGATGCACAGTTTGTATATTGAAATATTGGTTCAATATGGAATATTGGGATTAATTGTTTTTTTATGGATAATTGTTAGAATATTAAAAGATTTTAAACAACTGATCAACAAATTGAATAAGGGACAATTAAAAGATACCATTTTTTTGATTCCATTCATTTCGCTGTTAACCTGTCTTTTCGCTGGATTATCCCTTTCATGGCAGTGGAGAGATCTACTATGGTTTTTTATTTCTATTTGTTTAGGCGTTGGAAGCCTTACAGGGGAGAATATTAAAATGAGCAACATATAA
- the wecB gene encoding non-hydrolyzing UDP-N-acetylglucosamine 2-epimerase, protein MKTAMIFGTRPEAIKMAPLYIKMKENGIDVKVIATAQHREMLDQVLELFEIKPDYDLNIMKKNQSLPELTSRLLIAIDEILKIEKFDYVLVQGDTTSSFVGSLTAFYNKIPVGHVEAGLRTNDIYNPFPEEMNRRLTGTIALHHFASTQKAKENLLKENVEEKNIIVTGNTVIDALLWVKQNKNKDIEKIKEKYNIKNKKFILVTMHRRENWGKPIENVMKAIKRYLHENEEMYIVFPVHLNPVVRESVYKILGNEEKAILIDPVEYLEFIALMDSSHYIMTDSGGIQEEAPTLGKPTLVLRKTTERPEAIEAGTAKLIGTEEETVYQAMKELETEQYTKMSKASNPFGDGKASERIIEFLKEEFNGQK, encoded by the coding sequence ATGAAAACAGCGATGATATTTGGAACAAGGCCAGAAGCAATAAAAATGGCACCTTTGTACATAAAAATGAAAGAAAACGGAATAGACGTAAAAGTAATAGCTACCGCTCAACACAGAGAAATGCTTGATCAAGTTTTAGAATTATTTGAAATAAAGCCAGATTATGATTTAAATATTATGAAAAAGAATCAATCATTACCCGAATTAACATCACGACTTTTAATAGCAATAGATGAAATACTAAAAATTGAAAAATTTGATTATGTATTAGTGCAAGGAGATACAACGTCATCATTTGTTGGAAGTCTCACAGCCTTTTACAACAAAATCCCTGTTGGCCACGTAGAAGCAGGCTTAAGAACGAACGATATATACAACCCTTTCCCAGAAGAAATGAACAGAAGACTAACAGGAACAATAGCTCTACATCATTTTGCTTCTACCCAAAAAGCAAAAGAAAATCTTCTAAAAGAAAATGTTGAAGAAAAAAACATAATAGTAACAGGAAATACTGTAATAGATGCTCTACTTTGGGTAAAACAAAACAAAAATAAAGATATAGAAAAGATTAAAGAAAAGTACAACATAAAGAACAAAAAGTTTATCTTAGTAACGATGCATAGAAGGGAGAACTGGGGAAAACCGATAGAAAACGTGATGAAAGCAATAAAAAGGTATCTACACGAAAACGAAGAAATGTACATAGTATTTCCAGTTCACTTAAATCCTGTTGTGAGAGAAAGTGTATATAAAATATTAGGAAACGAAGAAAAAGCGATATTAATTGACCCTGTAGAATACCTAGAGTTCATAGCTTTAATGGATTCAAGCCATTACATAATGACAGACTCAGGTGGGATACAAGAAGAAGCACCAACATTAGGAAAACCAACATTAGTTCTCAGAAAAACAACAGAAAGACCAGAGGCAATAGAAGCAGGAACAGCAAAATTAATTGGAACAGAAGAAGAAACTGTATATCAAGCAATGAAAGAACTTGAAACAGAACAATACACAAAAATGAGTAAAGCAAGCAACCCTTTTGGAGACGGAAAAGCATCTGAAAGAATTATTGAATTTTTGAAAGAAGAATTTAATGGCCAAAAATAA
- a CDS encoding glycosyltransferase, with protein MKIVHVEDYFDPSAGYQINELLYAWKDFDDELFLITSNDMSPFHKKVDNYLDAKFEKETKVKIYRLKPILKVSTRLLLKDLNQTIKSINPDVVFMHGIGDFKDLRLLMKKPEYIIMRDCHMSWIASKNRFRNFYYAFFKIIFASIINRTNKYEIIFALGEEEYEYLKKLGISDSKIDYLPHGYNEEIMYYSESERNIIRNFYQFNTDDIVISYIGKFNKNKQPDLIFDIINKFERNYISEKKLKLLFIGPKDNEYMKIFNKKLLKLKEKIDITIDDTKPFTELRKYFSASDICIFPKETTLSSIHAQICGCQVIMENHKSNRERVINNENLFEIDNLEQASQILKKIIDNNEYKNRMEYIPFLKDREYNNQVKKLRNLIKKSMNKC; from the coding sequence ATGAAAATTGTGCATGTAGAAGACTATTTTGATCCTTCTGCTGGTTACCAGATTAATGAATTATTATATGCTTGGAAAGACTTTGATGATGAGTTGTTTTTAATTACTTCCAACGATATGTCTCCTTTTCATAAAAAAGTTGATAATTATTTAGATGCAAAGTTTGAGAAAGAAACAAAAGTTAAAATATATAGGTTAAAACCAATATTAAAGGTTTCAACAAGGTTACTTCTGAAAGATCTAAATCAAACCATCAAGTCTATAAATCCAGATGTAGTTTTTATGCATGGTATAGGGGATTTTAAAGATCTTCGACTATTAATGAAGAAACCCGAATATATTATTATGAGAGATTGCCATATGTCCTGGATCGCGTCCAAAAATAGATTTAGGAATTTTTACTATGCATTTTTTAAAATTATATTTGCAAGTATAATTAATAGAACTAATAAATATGAAATCATCTTTGCATTGGGAGAGGAAGAGTACGAATATTTAAAAAAACTTGGAATCAGTGATAGTAAAATTGATTATTTACCTCATGGATACAATGAGGAAATAATGTATTATAGTGAGTCAGAAAGAAACATAATAAGAAACTTTTACCAATTTAATACAGATGATATTGTAATATCCTATATTGGTAAATTTAATAAAAATAAGCAACCAGATTTAATTTTTGATATTATAAATAAGTTTGAAAGAAACTATATTAGTGAAAAGAAACTTAAACTTTTGTTTATTGGTCCAAAAGACAATGAGTATATGAAGATATTTAACAAAAAGCTATTAAAATTAAAAGAGAAGATCGATATTACAATCGATGACACAAAACCTTTTACAGAGTTAAGAAAATATTTTTCTGCCAGTGATATATGTATTTTTCCAAAAGAAACAACTTTAAGTTCAATTCATGCCCAAATTTGTGGTTGCCAAGTCATAATGGAAAACCATAAATCGAATAGAGAAAGGGTTATAAATAACGAAAATCTTTTTGAAATAGATAATTTAGAGCAGGCCTCTCAAATACTAAAAAAAATTATTGATAATAACGAATATAAAAATAGAATGGAATATATCCCTTTTTTAAAAGATAGAGAATATAATAATCAGGTTAAAAAACTTAGGAATTTAATAAAAAAATCAATGAACAAATGCTAA
- a CDS encoding nucleotide sugar dehydrogenase, with translation MLEKIKDKTAKIAIVGMGYIGLPTSIVFAEAGYEVYGYDVNEEVINTLKSGKIHIKEPDLQQSFEKVLNSKKLIPTNKLEKSDVFIICVPTPFVKKENKKLSDITYVEKASKEISPYVEKGTLVILESTVPPMTTDEVVGKIIESETNLKLNEDFLLSYCPERVLPGRILYELKNNDRIIGSSSEKAKEITKSLYESILTSGKAYTTDTHTAEMCKLVENSYRDVNIAFANELSIIADKIGINVFELIELANRHPRVNILKPGAGVGGHCLAVDPWFIVEKFPEEANIIRTAREINDYKPHWIVEKIEKEIKEKYPNSEKEITIGILGLSYKPNIDDLRESPSIEIALCLKEKGYNVVGCEPNVKKEEIKGIKNLSLDETLEKSDYLVLTLAHDEFKEHINSIMNKNVIDAVGVIQH, from the coding sequence ATGTTAGAAAAAATCAAGGATAAAACTGCAAAAATAGCGATAGTAGGAATGGGCTACATTGGATTACCAACCTCAATAGTATTTGCTGAAGCAGGGTACGAAGTATACGGTTACGATGTAAATGAAGAAGTTATTAACACATTAAAAAGTGGGAAGATACATATAAAAGAACCAGATTTACAACAATCTTTTGAAAAGGTTTTAAATTCAAAGAAATTGATACCTACCAATAAATTAGAGAAATCAGATGTTTTCATAATATGTGTACCTACACCATTTGTAAAAAAAGAAAATAAAAAATTATCAGATATTACCTATGTAGAAAAAGCATCAAAAGAGATTTCTCCTTATGTAGAAAAAGGTACACTAGTAATATTAGAATCAACCGTTCCTCCTATGACAACAGATGAGGTAGTTGGAAAAATAATAGAAAGTGAAACAAATTTAAAACTAAACGAAGATTTTCTTCTTTCATATTGCCCAGAAAGAGTCTTACCTGGTAGAATACTATATGAATTAAAAAACAACGATAGAATAATTGGGTCTTCAAGTGAAAAAGCAAAAGAAATAACTAAATCATTGTACGAATCCATACTAACAAGTGGAAAAGCATATACTACCGATACTCATACAGCAGAAATGTGTAAATTGGTAGAAAACTCTTATAGGGATGTAAATATAGCATTTGCCAACGAGCTTTCTATAATTGCAGATAAAATAGGAATTAATGTATTCGAATTGATTGAATTAGCCAACAGACATCCAAGAGTAAACATACTTAAACCGGGAGCAGGAGTAGGGGGACATTGTCTAGCAGTAGACCCTTGGTTCATAGTTGAAAAGTTTCCAGAAGAAGCGAATATTATAAGAACAGCAAGAGAAATAAATGATTACAAGCCACATTGGATTGTAGAAAAAATAGAAAAAGAAATAAAAGAAAAATATCCAAATAGCGAGAAAGAAATTACAATAGGAATTCTTGGATTATCATACAAGCCGAACATTGATGATTTAAGAGAAAGTCCTTCAATTGAAATAGCTCTTTGCTTGAAAGAAAAAGGTTATAATGTAGTAGGCTGTGAACCAAATGTCAAAAAAGAAGAAATAAAAGGAATAAAAAATCTCTCATTAGATGAAACATTAGAAAAATCAGATTATTTAGTACTTACATTAGCTCATGATGAATTTAAGGAACACATTAATTCAATAATGAATAAAAATGTTATTGATGCCGTGGGCGTGATTCAACATTGA